In the Desulfosporosinus acidiphilus SJ4 genome, ACTTACATGGGAATGTTGAAACCTCATTTAGGCAATGCAAACTATTCCACCTCAGGAGAACTGAGCCCCCTTTTGAAAGATCCTCATTTTAAAACCATTGGGGTAGGGACGAAGATTTTTCTCGGCGGTGGAGTGGGCTATGTTGCCTGGAACGGTACGCAGCATTTTCCATCGATTACGAATGTCGACGGAAAAGAACTTTGTGGCGCCGGAGGCACATTAGCTGTCATCGGAGACCTGAAGCAGATGAGTCCAAAGTGGCTGGTGGGCACTAGTTTTCTGGGTTATGGTGCAACTCTCAGCGTTGGAATAGGGATACCAATTCCCATACTTAATGAAGAAATCGCTCGGTATGCCGCTGCGAAGGACGAAGAGTTATTTGCACCCGTCGTAGACTACGGAGAGGCTTATCCTTCGTTTACTCCCGGAAACTTGGGTTACGTCAGTTATGCAGATTTGAAAAGCGGTAAGATCACGGTTCAGGGAAAAGAAATTCAAACGTCACCGCTCTCAAGCATGCCAAGAGCCAGAGAGATTGCCTCGACTCTCAAAGAATGGATCCGCAAGGGCGATTTCTTATTGACTGAGCCGGTTAAACCCCTTCCATCCCCGGCAGATGGGATTGTGGCTCACAGTATAAAGGAGGTATGATTATGGCTCCGAAAAGAATTGTTTTGCGCTTCGGAACTGATATTTCGGTAAAGCCGATCGTTTACCGTCTGGTAAAAGATTTCGATTTAGTCGTTAATATTGTCAAAGCAGATGTTAATCCTCAAAAAGAGGGAACCATGGTTTTAGAGGTCACAGGAGAGCAAAGTGAAG is a window encoding:
- a CDS encoding homocysteine biosynthesis protein, which translates into the protein MSIEKTYAEINAKIKAGKAVVVTAEELIALVDEKGLTEATRQVDVVTTGTFAPMCSSGAFLSFGHTKPRMKMQKVWLNGVSAYAGIAAVDAYLGAAELPEDDPLNNNFPGEFRYGGGHVIQDLVARKPVKLKAIAYGTNCYPRKAIETMITLDEINEAILFNPRNAYQNYNCAVNLTDRTIYTYMGMLKPHLGNANYSTSGELSPLLKDPHFKTIGVGTKIFLGGGVGYVAWNGTQHFPSITNVDGKELCGAGGTLAVIGDLKQMSPKWLVGTSFLGYGATLSVGIGIPIPILNEEIARYAAAKDEELFAPVVDYGEAYPSFTPGNLGYVSYADLKSGKITVQGKEIQTSPLSSMPRAREIASTLKEWIRKGDFLLTEPVKPLPSPADGIVAHSIKEV